Below is a genomic region from Argopecten irradians isolate NY chromosome 14, Ai_NY, whole genome shotgun sequence.
CCTAAAATCTAACCTATTTAGATTAGAAGAAAGAAAACACTATCAAGGTATCGAGGTGATTTGACGATTTATTTGTTTCTGTTGTattatatagatagatatattgCGGAGATTATTATTTTAGGATAAACTTTGATTTAAAGATGGGTTAATCCATAATTTGgcttaattttcattttcagtaGAAATATTTCCTTACTTTATTTTTTACCTTTCCTCGGTTATATAAGGTATTAAGTTGTGTTGACACTACCTATAGCTGGTAGTATACGTAATTACCAATCATTTGTTATTggtttaattattatttaatgtttGGTTTGATAAGTTtaccgtcctattaacagccagggtcattaaaagacgtgccaggtttgatggtgggggaaaaccggagtacccggggaaaaaccaccgaccagcggacagtacctggcaactgccccacatgggattcgaaactcgcgacccagaggtggagggcatgtggtaatatgtcggtacatcttaaccactcggccatatTTAAtgattcaattttgcttgttacgaggattttcattggtttaaaacTTTACTTTAACAGCCCATAAAGTAgcaaatggcgtcgccgtttgtaacgtctcTTCTGATTGACTGAGATGACAACGTAaggatttcatagacaaaagagtcccaaaatgaattttgagtattatagagattatctttagtaaattgaattataaggattaatttgaatacattgtttctgttatggagatataacacaaaaatcggagtgtactctcatcataaaccgcttcgcagtttatttagagtacactcagatttttgtgttatacctccataacataaaaaattattcaCTATGAAAGTTACATAAGCTAAAGATCTTAGGTCAATTTGgcatgaaaaaaatctttaccaGAAATTCACCAAAAATTAatgtcaatttcatttcagttaAATTTCCCCTGTAATTGACTTGAAAATTTCTTCATTTCATGtcaattttatatgaatttcaggtcaaggtTTTGACCTGCAACGATATTTttgatctttaaaaaaataaatttgacctaaaattgacctgaatttacATGAATTTATCTGAAGGCATTATGCCtgtgtaataataataatatgaaggttataatatactgtaaatcaacttattttAGCGTGCGATTTCATTTTGCGTAATTCTAATGCGATAAAAAATTGCGAAATTACTTCTCCgcgaattttttttaaatacaggtaaagtacaAATCACAGTACTGTAGGTCGCGAAATTAAATCTCTGTGTAAATGTATTGAAGTTTAAAAAACGCAAAATCATGTCACCGTGAAAATTAGtgtgtttacagtatatagttcAATAACATAAACAACGATACAGAGAGCGCGATGATACTAACTATATGACTTCAAGGGGTAAATGCAACAAGTGTAAAAATAGAATTAATACATTTGCGAATAAGGAATGTTATGTGTTAATGAGCGGGAACTGTTGGTGTCAATCATAATACGCTTTACCAGCTTCTAATTCTATTAAGTTTTTTGTAAGAGTTTCTGTGTAAACggcaataatttacaaattattaaATTTAGCTCTTGTTTGTCTAATTACAAGCCAAAATTATTATACCGAGAATCATCATTCCCTAGAAATATTCAACGTGTTCCAATCTTTCTAGCCTTAATGCAACAacatttcatacaatttgtCTTCATATTAGCAACAacatttcatacaatttgtCTTCATATTAGCAACAacatttcatacaatttgtCTTCATATTAGCAACAacatttcatacaatttgtCTTCATATTAGCAACAACATTTATTACAATTTGTCTTCATATTAGCAACAACATTTCATACAATTTATCTGCAAATTAGCAACAacatttcatacaatttgtCTCATATAAGCAACAACATTCATTACAATTTGTCTTCATATTAGCAACAACATTTCATACAATTTATCTGCAAATTAGCAACAacatttcatacaatttgtCTCATATAAGCAACAacatttcatacaatttgtCTTAATATTAGCAACAACATTTATTACAATTTGTCTTCATATTAGCAACAACATTTCATACAATTTATCTGCAAATTAGCAACAACAATTCATACAATTTGTCTCATATAAGCAACAACATTTCATACAATTTATCTTCATATTAGCAACAACATTTCATACAATTTATCTTCATATTAGCAACAacatttcatacaatttgtCTCATATAAGCAACAACATTTCATACAATTTATCTTCATATTAGCAACAACATTTCATACAATTTGCAACAACATTCATATTTCTCATATAAGCAACAACATTTCATACAATTTATCTTCATATTAGCAACAacatttcatacaatttgtCTCATATTAGCAACAacatttcatacaatttgtCTTCATATTAGCAACAacatttcatacaatttgtCTTCATATTAGCAACAAATTTCAacatttcatacaatttgtCTTCATATTAGCAACAacatttcatacaatttgtCTTCATATTAGCAACAacatttcatacaatttgtCTTCATATTAGCAACAacatttcatacaatttgtCTTCATATTAGCAACAacatttcatacaatttgtCTTCATATTAGCAACAATATCAGGAATACATTTTCCAATTTAACAGATGCCAAAAACGTAATGTAATTgataaaatcttattttgatttttcattaATCTTTTCTCAAAATCCAGTACAAATCAAGGTAACTATATCAGTCGGAACAAAAGTTTGAATAAAGGACATATTGTTATTTTAACTAGACAGtgacaataaaaataagaaatttaaatgttttcaacGTGTTAGACAAGGAAGAAATCTAATGCAATAACtactttaaaaacaaatatacaattaCAGTCTttgacaatgtttttttttcgctGCTAGTCATTCGGAATAGGCCAATTATCTAatcactagtccaaattaaatatacagccGTTTTGTTTCAGCACTTCAAATTCAGTCATGATCAGTTTACAATGTTTTACCCAAATTGCATAATTTCGTGAAcacaaattctcacaaaatgatgcatccgCACTGAAATAATCCCATAGAGAATGCACTCACAATGTGTTGAAAAATGTAGCGTTTAACGATATTAATCGAATGGTGAGCCACTAGTCCAATCGGTCTAGTTCATTACTACTAGTCATGAGCATCGGACTAGAGCTTAAAGTCGCCCACACTAATTAATCACATTTATACAAACCGTAGCTATAAACTACGTTAGGAATAAACAGTCAATTAAATCTTCTTACTTGAAGTCTGATAAAAATTTAAACGATTGAAGTTTCATGtaccgtaactgggcgaaaattttaaaatactatttttctCCCATAATTTATTAAACACCATTAGGTTTGCCTCATGAAACTGTAAATATCATTCAAATGGACCGACAAACAGGTATGATGGCTTCtaaacattagttacattaCAAAATTGATGGACAgtaaaattcttatttttttatgtcttgtgtatgtttaaatggaaacataccaacagaaatcactttaaaatcatattcaaatgttatctgtaattataaaattacagTCTATGTATTGTAGGTAtcgtaattctcaaaatatttgtaatgcTTGATGGTGAATAGAATAGTAAAAGTTCGGATCGATTCATGatcatgagtatgaaaattacggcacataaaACTTTAATTGCGGATTTGATTCAGCTGGTCAAAATTGCAACACTGAGTTGGTACTGATAATCACATTACAAAATCAGATTTCAATGTTCTGTAAATCACATCAACCTATCAAATTATACCGTACTGATATTACAGtaaaccaatcaaattacattAAATTGGTAATCACAGCAATCAATCAAATTACAATGTACTGAAAATCACAgcaaacaataaaattacattaaacTGAAAACCACAGCAAGTAATAAAATTGCACTGTGCTGAAATCACACCAAGCAATCATATCTGATCACATAATTGTCTATCAATGAATAGAGATGATAAGGTTCACTGCTAACGTAGCATCAATTATTAATCAATAAATACACAACACCATGTGCATACCATGACATATGAAGGTTTACGTTCTTAACATTAATGAAATTCTGAGAGAGCTGTTAAGAACACAAGTATAATATACTCGCCCAGTACATCTTTCGGTCTTTCCAGACAACACGAAAACAGTATTTTGATACCTAGAATTTATCAGTTGTTAGGTCTTTCGGTCTTTCCAGACAACACGAAAACAGTATTTTGATACCTAGAATTTATCAGTTGTTAGGAACACATGATATTCAAACCAACACACACATTATGTCAAATTCGGTATCGACCAGAAATGCATTTAAATTCCTATGCTCGATCTTAATATTTAAcgattaaaggattgttagattgcatttattggagataaaAGTTATACAATCTGATTGGcaaataaatagaatagcgcccgttaACATAGgtaaacaagactcacatccatttatataaatattaatacaccaagtctaggctgcatttattggctcataatgcagatcacgattatcattagagtaatgggagacgcggtggcaaaatgtaaatatcaatatataatcaTCTGTTCTTGCTATAAAATATGCATACTTACGCTGATGTATCAGTTGGCTTTCGGAGTCGTTTGAAAATACAATCACATCTACTGGGAATGAAGCTACAGCTATCTTGTCCGCGATCAGCTGTGTTTATTGATCGTCTCCGCCACACATGCCTTTGAAACGTCTGTGCTGTAAACAAGAACACAACAAAATGTTCACGCTCCATTCATAATGGAGCTTCACTTAGTAAAACAGTATACCGTCAATTATGTGGCTTTTATCACATACATTATCGGTTAATACTGCACACACCAATGATTACAATGGCATGCACTGTCCCAAAAAGTATTGCACTGTCTCACATATCAACTGGTGTTAAATAATTGAGAGGCTCGTCATCATATCACGTTCAGAGCCCAATCACCTTAAGCCTTTAAATAGACCAGTGTTTATTATGTATCAACACAACAGTTGAAGAATAGTTACAGCAGCTATATTCAGCGATTGTGTTGACTATAAGCGGACcaatattttcgcgatttgatctaaaaaaaaaaaaaaaaatttcaatttttcgcgatatggattttaaaggtaGATATCATTCAACCGTTTATCTCCATTTTGCGGATCAAATTTACACGATCATAACCATGCgccgcgaaatcgcgaaaacaTCATCCCCTCGAAAACAACCGGCTATACATCGTTCatctcaaactccaaccagggtagccattttgaaataagatgCACTTTATCCTGAAAAATCATGAAACtataatgtttttacctattcattatcaaaactgatattttgaactttttcgATATGATGTTACAAATTCATGTTACCCACAGTAGGGATAATTACCGGTCAGAAAACACTTACTTTTGAACTCATACTGAATCAACCAACCAGTGACAGGGTCTTAATTCCATCGATGGCTtctatacacaggggccatttcaaAGGTCTATTTTTCCCTCTATTAGTAGGTTGTTCCCTTCTGTATGTTTTGCTGCAGCCGTGGTAATTATTGCGAGGCGTCCATTTCGCGATTCTTATTAAGATATTATAGACTAGATCTGGGCGTCATTTCCACCACCAATAAGAACATTTCCCTATGATACACACTCAGTATTTACACGtaccaacaaaatatttttcgcgattttttttaatcatatgCAAGATGAAAGCATCATATCATACATTAGAACACTAAACTCAAAGACTGTAAGAAGGTTATTTTAATACCTTTGAATTTATCACTTAGTTTTATATACAGTCCAATACAGGTATGACGAATTCCTGGGACCCTTCAAAACCTTTTGTATTATGCGGGTTTCGTAATAAGTAGGTTAACATTTGTGTAACAGATacagaaatgaaacaaaatgagACATTGGACAgaaatatactacatgtattgtctaaatgtaacaattttttttcagtaGCAATTTCCCAACTTCTTAATTACTATACTTATCTGCAATACATTTTTGTGTTctaatgtttttttattcatgCATCTTAATTTCTTGTGTACTAATGCTTTTATGTGATAAACTATCGTATGTTAATTTTATACTTTTTTGTCATGTTTTGTCGCAGAATTAGCGTTACTGCTCTGATTTTATACATGACTTTTGaatgtttacaatataataaatgacaataaatgaagcgttttaaagggacaattcactcaggctaattcttttacataaccaagaagcaaaatatggcataaatgtattgttctacatttcttatgaaacatataacataagatattgacaaattccacgtcattatttagtattttaattgataccgttgtaattacaaatcgttgatcaatacgattaagcaggtacaatatgtacgctgtacccatacccgagccaaagtcacgcacgttaaacaaatgaactacataaccactgtggaggtgatataatgattttttaggcaaaacaattcacctaataaggtaaacacacttctgtcagagcgatttgagcagttctagacaaaagtagcattactctacgagcaagggactgggttcggcatacaagatattcgaccacaatgtgtaatggcggacagcgagtgagtttgaacatttcacacgcatttcgccaccatgggattttctgacatatcacagtaaaaccgactgatctaatttccattagaactgggggttttccgatatatatacaaattttaatgttctcgtagaatgaattgttCCTTTAAGTGACTTATACTTACttttcacgataatatgttATCCATAAAAAGATTTGTGGCAAACTAccaaatgtttatttaaaatgttgatCGGTTCAgcgaaaaaaaaagaatcgTTACATCAGAATAACTTACAGCCAGAAGAAAATGTTTAGGGAAAATGTTGGTTATTATGGAGATGAAACAATTCGAAGCTCGAAGGTAAAACCTGAAAGGTTTTCTGAAAGGTCGCACGGGGTCAACTAGGAATGTCTCAAccggaactcctcggggaatTTATTACTGCACTGAGACAACTCGATTAGTTCAGGATAACGGCTGCTTGTATATTGTAATtggaaataaatatatagataaaagcaataaatgcaattttatatatttcatataaatttaaAACTGGCCAGAGAATTATTATCATTCGGCATTGGACATGATCTTCATCATACCTTTTATTACGAAAAAAAGGTTTTGGAAAATATATATCGGGCGTTATAAATGCTTTCTGATTTGCATAATTATTTTTACCAAAAATGAAACGATGCATATCTACAGAGAAATTTCCATATCATCAGTGTTGATTACATAAAACGAGGCAACAACATAAATGTGCATACGACTTGTGTGAACATTTTTGTCTTCTGTGTGTTTGGGTACAATTTTAAACACATTCTGTCTTCGTGTATGACGACAGACCAAGGATATTTCACTGATGATATTTCTGAAGATACTTGTGAAATCTTTATACTGGATAATCAAATCCCACTGTTTAAAACAATGAaccatgtatataattaaatatactaTTCAATTAAATTGTGAACATAGCAAAATCTATTGGTTCATTCAATCCTTTACATTGCGGTTAAATCTACTAgactaaattaattaaatgttttgcaTTGTTAATCTACTGGCCAATTAATGTATTACACTGTTAAATCCACTGGTAATTTTTGGCAATAAATCTAATTCCTACATTTCTGCTGTTGGAGATATTCTCAGAAAAACCTGTCATGATAACATCCGCGCGTTAAGGTGGATAATCCGCGGACCTGGATGCACTACGCTGGACCGAGACTGCCGAAGGTCTCCTTTCATGAGAGGCAACCGCAGAGGTTGATTTACAACGAGAGACAACAACTCTAGAAACCATGGTTGCCTCTGCCATAAGGAAGCTATCGGAGAAGATTCTGGAGCATTTTACTCACTAGATTCAATGGCGAATGCGATTGAAAGAGCACATCTACTGCAAAAGTCTGTGGGTCGGGAACtggaggtatatatatatgtttgtcacaAACCTGATAAATGCATGAAACACAGGATTCAGTAGCCATTTTGGTCAACCCTTACTGACGACGGCTGTAAAGGGTATTGGCTTTGTTTGAAAAGAGTGATCAAATACATCTCCTGGTAATACAAGAGCAGATTAATGGTCAGAAGTCAAACACGCAATACTTCGTGCCATTTGCTTCTCAATTTTAGCAACAACCTCCAAACTCTTAGTTGGACCGTCTGGGTAAAATGCATTGTCTTGTCGTCGAAGCATCCTGCGGAAAGGAACTCCTGAAAAGGACAATATTCTCCATCAAGAGGCGATGTCTTTCACTGATGGAGTTAATCCCTGGAGGCAGGACTCGGTTGGTAAGAAGGATCATCTGTAGATGAATGGTGTGTAGACGTTCTAATGGGACCACATCTGCCAGAGAGAGGAGATGCCAACAGAAGTCTGAGGAACCATGTTCATTAAAGCCAGTCTTGGCCTTCTTGAATATGTCCTCTAATCCCAAGAACTATATTGAAACGATTCCCCAGGAAAACAGTCCTGAGAAGTTTCCTCCGTTTTGTCTGTGAAATGAAATCTACCTTCAGTAAGTAGTTGAGGACCAAGCGAGTAACCATCGTGATCCAACGACTTTCTGTTCGTATGCAACAAGAAGGAATCGTTGAAGTTGTTGTAAACATCTATAATCCGAGTGACGAAAGTTTACCAAAACCTACAGCAACTTTGTAAATACCAGAGGAGATGCGGTGAGGTCAAATAGGAAACTTTGCCGTGACACGTGAAACGGAGGAACTTCTTTCCATATTTCTTGATGAGGATATGAAAATACACATTCTTCAGATCGACTGAAGTTGCCAAATTACCCGACCCTACAAATTCATATATTCGggaaatgttgaaaataaagaCGATGGAAAATACTGTAAACACGACAATAAAGTGGCATAAAGTTGTATAATAGATAAGAATTGCAGTCTTATTGaaattagaattttttttatttccgcTCTATTACGATGCTCTGCGATACATTCCAATACCCTCTTGTATTGAAGCGTACTGTAGAAATTGTAGTGGGGCGCAAATACAGGTCTcgttttaattagattggtatGTTTTCAAACACTTAGTGCAAATAAACTTTCTTCTCCATTggatttgtttttgaaaatatgctAATGAAGATAACTTTTTCACACGATAACCTCCACGTATTTCATATCTAACTTCgatatattgaaatgaaaagttCAGGTTTCTCCCCGACACAGGTTACCAACGGCCTCTAACATTGGTCCCAAAATGAGAAAAGATTTGGACTTAACAATTATCGTATTGATATGTCATTCTAGAGTGAAATTCATTGCAGAATGCTGTTCACGTATTTATTaacggtagttttattttagcgctttttgtattgtttttgaaGCGCTAACTCATGTATAGCgctaaaatttgtaaaaagagTATTTCTCGTATTGGACTATGGGATTGCAGTAATTTAAATCCGCCCTAATAAATAATAAGTTACAGTTTTTTGTATTTACACTAAAAGGACTTGTTACACCTACCATTGaattttgcccacgaaccaatttaacTAAACCCAGGTACATTTTGTGGTACTATGACAGAGAACCTGTAAGATATACCTTTAAAAAACTCAAAAggccccaggggcctgtgctaggGATGATTTAATGTTGCCATCCCGAGGTGTTATCCAGGGTTCCCTTTTAGTTTCAaaactatatcaaattaatgttcaatttcaAAAACTGATACCATGTTCTCAAAAGTATACATTTCCGCAAATGACTGtaataaaataagtacatttacagaataaagtatattttatgaaattggACTCTCACATGTTTATATAGAATTCCAAAATGTATGACCTTGGGGTCCCAGGGACTGTCAAGATGGAAAACTCCTGATTGTTGGATTAATTCAATTCTTAAACTCCCAAAAAAGCAGTCAATTCAAGTTAATATTTTACTAGAAATctggaaataaagaaatatattagCCATAAAAGCATCATAGTCTCCTacttacaaaaacattttatttcatttcacaattGATCAGTGATGTAATGATTCACATGATGTAATGGTTAAAAAATAGATTGTCAGTCGAACACACTTGAGCCAAACTTGTGGTAAAGAACAGCAACATGTCTTTTAAATGGATCAACAACAAAATAGGAAAATGTCTGTTCATGGCGTGTATCTGCTGGGTAGTACATGTTGTCATCAttctacaaaaaaataaacaagattGAATCAAAACTATCATCTCAcgaaaaatgaacaaaattgaattccgttgtatgaaaaaataaattctgttcgcaaattttatattcaatatttgataaatgtacatattttgtttgtgCCATGTTTTTtgtgtcctattaacagtcagtatCATTTTAgtaggaaagccagagtacccagataAAAACCACTGACCTATGGTCACTACTTAGCAACTGCCCCTCTTAAGATTCAAATTATGCCAGGGCTAGTGGCTACATGTGGAAACACTCAAGTTCAACCTCTTAATATGAAACTTTGAAAATCCTTTGGCTCAGGGCTTTTATCAAGTTTAATATTTAGATTCACATACAAGTTTGACCCAGGACAGTTTTTATATCTAATATTTATATTCCCACCTGTGTGACTCTAAAGATGATCTTTTTAATTCTTTTCATAATGACTGAAGATGtctaaaaacacatttatatcaACAAGGTTGAAACATAGCCATtttggtttgtcattttaaaatgcatttatcAAAATTGACTATTTTACAAAGGAATTAGGTAATGAAAAAGTTAACTTACAAAGGCTTCCACCTTGAACACACTGGATATGATATTTAATTCCTTGGTCTCAGAGTTCTTCTGTAcactttaaaaagaaatcacATAATAAAGAAATGTTTCCAAATTACATAATCACATATGGGTCGGCTAACAAAGGCTATAACTCCAAGAATATCATACTGAACAAATTACCTAACAAGGGACACAACTCAAAGAAAATCATACATAACTGGTCATCCAACAAGGGATACTCTAGAAAATCATAGAAAAGGTTAGCTAACAAGGGGCATAACTCCAAGTAAGTCAGCTTACAAGAGACATAACTCCAAGTATGTCATCTAACAAGGGATATTACTCTAACTCTAGAAAATCATAGAAAAGGTTAGCtaacaagggacataactccaaATAAGTCAGCTAataagggacataactccaagtaagtcagctaacaagggacataactccaagtaagtcagctaacaagggacataactccaagtaagtcagctaacaagggacataactccaagtaagtcagctaacaagggacataactccaaGTAAGTCAGCTAACAAGGGATATAACTCCAACTAGAAAATCATAGAAAAGGTTAGCtaacaaagggacataactccagTGAATAAGTCAGGTAACAATGGATATAACAGTTTCTTTCAAATGAGTCATTTTATGTCCTACTTACCACGAATTAGTTCGTTATGACTGCTAGACGGTAAAACACCATAATGAATCTTTgaacactgttaacatagattccACAGGGAGTCTTCTATTGTTTGATGAAGTACCTCATCTTAATTCATTGATACATACTtacttatgttattattgtttttaagaaacttttattttttgtttcagaatgCTAGAGCAGGGTCTTTAAGAGAAATACTCATCTGATAAGATCCTTATAGATCTACTCACCTGATGAGATCCTTATAGATCTACTCACCTGATGAGATCCTTATAGATCTACTCACCTGATAAGATCCTTATAGATCTACTCACCTGATAAGATCCTTATAGATCTACTCACCTGATGAGATCCTTATAGATCTACTCACCTGATAAGATCCTTATAAATCTGTTTTGTTATGTCTAAGTATGGATCAATGATATCCTCATACTGACAGATCTTTCCTCCCAGACAGATGTGCTGGAACAGCCGAAATAAGAACTCTTCTCTCTCGCTGTCCTTGTACAAACAGTAATTGTCAGAGTCGTCAATCAGCAGCATctataacaaaacaaacaaaaaattcttttttttatttctacagCAGTAtgattttgttaatatttcttAACTCATTCACTCCTGAAGACACATGAACTTTTCTAAATCAATGACTTGGACAGTCCATTATTAATTTTCAGGGGTGAGCGAGATTCTCGTTatgtacataaatgtaaaaaaaaagttgtcttTGAAATGACGTTAAAGATCATTATTTGATGTCAATTTGGCCACAGCAAAAAATGACTAAATGAAGTAAAGCAGTGCTGAAATCAACATTGATCAGCAATCTTTCAATGTCATTCTTATGTCAGGTTAAGACAgcatagttgttaaatttcttGGGGATAAAATAATGGGATTGACTGTTTCAAACTAACCTAGTTGTggtgaaatattttcacaaatttcatttctgtttgaaatgtcatttacatgtacaagatGAAGGTAAAACCATGCTACATTTCACAAATTTGGGTGAATCCATATTTAGCACTATTAAAACCCTTGTGAATATTAGCATAATATTAGTAAGAAAATACCTTCCGTAGTTCATCAGAAATGGTAAAATCTTGATAAAACTCATCAAAGCATTTTCGAATGGCGCCATTTTCTCTCACAACATCATTATCCGTGAGTCGGTCAAACAGCGTCATAGATAGCACAGTACAGGGGACCGGTTCTACTGTGACACTGGTTGcagacacacctgtaaataatgGCTATCACATTACCTGAAACATTTTTTACTGAATCAATCAATAATGACAATCTTTCCGAAaaagattttgatttttgaataaaattggattttaaaatgagtttgaaaattt
It encodes:
- the LOC138307738 gene encoding cilia- and flagella-associated protein 300-like, giving the protein MDGKPAKFTFQELKGKTFQSLEGKDNKEFFMKWSMHGRIKCQIYSFDQPFQAYQKDDFVADFMKDPNVVSTLQTVSETCNWSPVGVSATSVTVEPVPCTVLSMTLFDRLTDNDVVRENGAIRKCFDEFYQDFTISDELRKMLLIDDSDNYCLYKDSEREEFLFRLFQHICLGGKICQYEDIIDPYLDITKQIYKDLISVQKNSETKELNIISSVFKVEAFNDDNMYYPADTRHEQTFSYFVVDPFKRHVAVLYHKFGSSVFD